In Sphingobacterium zeae, one genomic interval encodes:
- a CDS encoding glycosyltransferase family 4 protein, giving the protein MKIAVLAHLKHPIRKPFMGGLEAFTYEVTKLLLQRGHEVTLFASEHSDPNLNVHSILSDVDYDMETLSRFRSHELSEDFISTHHAYLELMQEIDQYDFDVVFNNSLNYVPITMATLMQTPMVTVLHTPPIFEMKRAILAANRYKKLTYVSVSETNASSWEPYITECKVIQNGINLDKWIFTAKNAGNYVLWFGRIHPDKGTHFAIAAAKLAGRPIKIAGSVADKHYFETFVKPLLDESAEWVEHCTHEELNDLIGNAAVSVITPCWEEPFGLVVAESLACGTPVAGFARGALPKIVNNETGCLTAACSVVELAKCINDAAQLSRKACRAHAESALDIQEMVSSYENVFAQVIENCESKYAL; this is encoded by the coding sequence ATGAAAATAGCAGTGCTTGCTCATTTAAAACATCCCATCCGCAAACCATTTATGGGCGGGCTGGAAGCCTTTACATACGAAGTAACTAAACTTTTATTGCAAAGGGGGCATGAGGTTACCTTGTTTGCGAGTGAGCATTCGGATCCTAATCTAAATGTACATTCTATTCTTAGCGATGTAGATTATGATATGGAAACATTAAGCAGATTTCGCTCTCACGAATTAAGTGAGGATTTTATCTCTACACATCACGCTTATTTGGAACTGATGCAAGAGATAGACCAATATGATTTTGATGTGGTATTTAACAATAGCTTAAATTATGTACCGATCACTATGGCAACCCTTATGCAAACGCCAATGGTAACGGTATTGCATACTCCTCCCATCTTTGAGATGAAAAGGGCTATTTTGGCAGCAAATCGCTACAAAAAGCTAACGTATGTCTCTGTGTCGGAAACGAATGCTTCTTCGTGGGAGCCTTATATCACCGAATGCAAGGTCATACAAAATGGTATCAATCTGGATAAATGGATATTTACAGCTAAAAATGCCGGGAATTATGTATTATGGTTTGGTAGAATCCATCCTGATAAAGGAACCCATTTTGCAATCGCAGCAGCAAAATTGGCCGGAAGGCCTATTAAAATAGCGGGTTCAGTTGCCGACAAACATTATTTTGAAACTTTTGTTAAGCCGCTTCTAGATGAAAGCGCTGAGTGGGTAGAGCACTGTACACACGAAGAACTTAATGACCTTATTGGAAATGCAGCGGTAAGTGTGATTACTCCTTGTTGGGAAGAACCTTTCGGTTTGGTTGTCGCCGAAAGCTTAGCGTGCGGAACCCCAGTTGCGGGTTTCGCTAGAGGAGCACTGCCAAAGATTGTAAATAACGAAACTGGATGTCTTACAGCGGCGTGCTCGGTGGTTGAATTGGCAAAATGCATAAATGATGCGGCGCAGCTTAGTAGAAAAGCCTGTCGAGCACATGCTGAATCAGCATTGGATATTCAAGAAATGGTATCCTCCTATGAAAATGTATTTGCTCAAGTCATCGAAAATTGCGAAAGTAAGTATGCCTTATAA
- a CDS encoding glycosyltransferase, with product MKMYLLKSSKIAKVSMPYKYAFYIHHHGAGHLTRALAIAAQLPHNEVVFFGSSLATYKDVLPEDILTIELPFDTPSDSDRDWTSSELNFLHYAPLNVKGIVNRNDLIINFFKNNNHCLLIVDVSVEIALLARLCGIPTVVVRQHGDRSDTPHSLAYESASLLLAPYAKSMAQDIEKEFMPKTFYSGGFSKYSGMSIEENSSSENQIAIFFGQGGTCFDWPLIAQIRRDLPQTSNLHILGTIQNYKAIDGVSYYGNSKDAYHILKNCGIVISNAGHNCIMELGDLRKKIICIPAERPFEEQKIKAKLLENAGVAKVVEEKDLLQANWLHIIENTKKLKIEAWEKLMNPKATFEIATQLKKLHSQLFKTLSN from the coding sequence ATGAAAATGTATTTGCTCAAGTCATCGAAAATTGCGAAAGTAAGTATGCCTTATAAGTACGCTTTTTATATCCATCACCACGGGGCAGGTCATTTGACTAGAGCCTTAGCGATAGCAGCGCAACTTCCCCATAACGAAGTGGTCTTTTTTGGTAGTTCATTAGCAACTTATAAGGATGTGTTACCGGAAGATATCTTAACGATCGAACTGCCATTTGACACGCCTTCTGATAGCGATAGGGATTGGACAAGTAGTGAGCTAAATTTTTTACATTATGCCCCTCTTAATGTGAAGGGGATAGTGAATAGAAACGATCTAATAATAAATTTTTTCAAAAATAATAACCATTGCTTACTTATCGTTGATGTGTCTGTCGAAATCGCATTACTAGCCCGTCTCTGTGGGATACCAACCGTAGTGGTGAGACAACACGGTGACCGTTCTGACACTCCGCACTCCCTGGCTTATGAAAGCGCATCTCTTTTGCTGGCACCCTACGCAAAATCAATGGCGCAGGATATCGAAAAGGAGTTTATGCCAAAGACATTTTATTCAGGTGGGTTCTCTAAATATAGCGGAATGTCAATTGAAGAGAATTCGAGCTCGGAAAATCAGATCGCTATTTTCTTTGGCCAGGGTGGCACATGTTTTGATTGGCCGCTCATTGCTCAAATTAGGAGGGATCTACCTCAAACATCCAATTTACATATACTGGGTACCATACAAAATTATAAAGCTATTGATGGAGTCAGTTATTATGGGAATTCAAAGGATGCATACCATATACTTAAAAATTGTGGGATTGTAATAAGCAATGCGGGCCATAACTGCATAATGGAATTGGGTGATTTAAGAAAAAAAATTATTTGTATACCTGCAGAAAGGCCTTTTGAAGAACAAAAAATAAAGGCCAAACTTTTGGAAAATGCAGGAGTAGCCAAGGTAGTAGAAGAGAAAGATTTACTTCAGGCAAACTGGCTACATATCATTGAAAACACAAAAAAGTTGAAGATTGAAGCCTGGGAAAAATTGATGAATCCAAAAGCGACTTTTGAAATTGCAACGCAGCTTAAGAAACTGCACTCACAACTATTTAAAACATTATCAAATTAG
- a CDS encoding NAD(P)H-dependent oxidoreductase, whose translation MSLVILAHPNYDKSFANKTIIDELKSNNMNIEIRNIYELYPDYDIDVKEEQKALLRHRNIIFQYPFYWYNMPAILKHWFDRVFEYQFAYGSKGDKLKDKNFIPSFTVGSSERSYTALGFQHFRVYEFCKHLEQTAYHTQMNYIEPIYFHGTSLAAGYTEEEIRVNARLHAKKLIQTLIELER comes from the coding sequence ATGTCATTAGTGATTTTAGCACACCCCAATTATGATAAATCTTTTGCTAACAAAACGATTATCGACGAGCTAAAGAGCAATAACATGAATATTGAAATCAGGAATATCTATGAGTTATATCCTGATTATGATATTGATGTAAAAGAAGAACAGAAAGCTCTTTTACGCCATAGGAACATTATTTTTCAATATCCTTTTTATTGGTACAATATGCCGGCCATTTTAAAGCACTGGTTTGATAGGGTATTTGAGTATCAATTTGCTTATGGTTCAAAAGGAGATAAACTAAAGGACAAAAACTTTATACCGAGTTTTACAGTAGGTTCATCAGAAAGAAGTTACACCGCTTTGGGCTTTCAGCATTTTCGTGTGTATGAATTTTGTAAACACCTTGAGCAGACAGCTTACCATACCCAAATGAATTACATTGAGCCGATTTATTTTCATGGTACTTCGCTAGCTGCGGGCTATACTGAGGAAGAAATAAGAGTCAATGCAAGACTGCACGCAAAAAAATTGATACAAACGTTGATAGAGTTGGAAAGATAG
- a CDS encoding DUF3472 domain-containing protein has product MRYPKVTLLLGAVLASFLSCQKSELQTNLEAKLSLRAASPGLSGYEVPLGGNAFVTSAPSGAAEVINSNGLANWNNVNSVISTYAKVSQAGALRVKIRAKVLPSGDSSTVKLTINGISKQVKLKGGALKDYTIGTYSLNAAGYVKMDLQGVTKSGGYFADVSHLILDSSATNGTVIYSDNNVDNTYYWSRRGPSGHLNYTIPTNQQVSYYYSELKVPVGEDKIGSYLMANGFDQGYFGMQVNSATERRILFSVWSPYSTDNPSQIPVEDRITLNRKGTNTTTGEFGGEGSGGQSYLKYNWTAATTYKFLLKGEPDNNGSTDFTAWFNDPSTNNWILIASWKRPKTSTYLTGFHSFIENFNANNGFLGRSAEYSNQWVRTATGIWLKVVESTFNVDATYSNNQRIDAIGGITGNSFFLKNGGFFNTVVNPGTKFTLPSYGTAPSINLTTLP; this is encoded by the coding sequence ATGAGATATCCCAAAGTTACACTACTGCTCGGTGCAGTATTGGCAAGCTTTCTTTCCTGCCAAAAAAGCGAGTTACAAACCAATTTAGAAGCGAAATTATCGCTACGTGCTGCCTCTCCGGGTTTAAGCGGATACGAAGTTCCCTTAGGTGGCAATGCCTTCGTCACTTCTGCACCTTCCGGTGCAGCAGAAGTCATCAATAGCAACGGATTGGCAAACTGGAACAATGTCAATAGCGTGATTAGTACCTACGCTAAGGTTTCCCAAGCTGGCGCTCTACGGGTTAAAATAAGAGCTAAAGTGCTACCTTCAGGCGATAGTAGTACGGTGAAATTAACAATTAATGGTATAAGCAAACAAGTCAAACTTAAAGGTGGAGCATTAAAAGATTACACGATCGGTACCTATTCGCTAAATGCCGCGGGATATGTAAAAATGGATCTTCAAGGCGTAACCAAGTCCGGCGGTTATTTTGCAGATGTATCACACTTGATTTTAGATAGTTCGGCAACAAATGGCACGGTAATTTATAGTGACAACAATGTCGATAACACCTACTATTGGTCGCGGCGGGGTCCATCCGGCCATTTGAATTATACCATTCCAACGAATCAGCAAGTATCCTATTATTATAGCGAGTTGAAAGTGCCTGTTGGAGAAGATAAAATAGGATCTTACCTTATGGCAAATGGCTTCGATCAAGGGTATTTTGGTATGCAGGTCAATTCAGCGACAGAACGCAGAATACTATTTTCTGTTTGGAGTCCATATAGCACCGATAACCCATCCCAAATACCAGTAGAGGATCGCATCACGTTAAATAGAAAAGGGACAAATACGACAACAGGTGAGTTTGGTGGCGAAGGTTCGGGTGGACAAAGCTACCTCAAGTATAATTGGACTGCTGCCACAACCTATAAATTTTTATTAAAGGGTGAACCAGATAACAATGGAAGCACTGATTTTACGGCATGGTTTAATGATCCGTCGACCAATAATTGGATACTTATTGCTAGCTGGAAACGTCCCAAAACAAGTACATATTTAACAGGTTTTCATAGCTTCATCGAAAATTTCAATGCCAACAACGGCTTCCTTGGCCGTTCTGCAGAATATAGCAATCAATGGGTTCGCACAGCTACAGGAATTTGGCTGAAAGTTGTTGAAAGTACCTTTAATGTTGATGCGACCTATTCAAACAACCAGCGTATAGACGCTATTGGCGGAATAACCGGAAACAGCTTCTTCCTCAAAAATGGCGGTTTTTTCAATACTGTCGTCAATCCCGGAACGAAGTTTACACTACCAAGTTATGGAACAGCACCTTCAATAAATTTAACAACACTACCTTAA
- a CDS encoding winged helix-turn-helix transcriptional regulator, producing the protein MKTECTSDYVTLKGKSYPCTVSLTMDLMGGKWKAVILYHLKDMPKRYNELRKEMPTITEMTLSLQLKKLEKDGLVTKRVYGEKPPIMTIYSLSDLGKSLLPVLEAITKWGNEVVSENGEFIKVS; encoded by the coding sequence ATGAAAACAGAATGTACCAGCGATTACGTGACACTTAAAGGGAAAAGTTACCCTTGTACAGTCAGTCTAACAATGGATTTGATGGGTGGAAAATGGAAAGCCGTTATCCTATATCATTTAAAAGATATGCCAAAAAGGTATAATGAGCTTCGGAAAGAAATGCCTACAATTACGGAAATGACATTGAGTCTGCAATTAAAGAAATTGGAAAAAGATGGTTTAGTCACGAAGAGGGTATATGGAGAGAAACCTCCTATAATGACAATTTACAGCCTATCCGATTTAGGGAAAAGCCTTCTTCCAGTTCTGGAAGCCATCACGAAATGGGGTAATGAAGTAGTAAGTGAAAATGGTGAGTTTATAAAAGTCTCATAA
- a CDS encoding AAA domain-containing protein, translating to MSSKIFLQSLQSKLKGGNARSIHLNALPGRLATRLDLQQLDLIEDGLAKLFLDTLLTKAHVEFKISFDTIDLNEKDAETQKKLTLISKRLNSIIIENEDYFKEHGMKTLGFGYPILIKRSSKDPSKIIKAPLFIWQLEAVKSKNKVNEWSFLRNKVVQANGKIVDSDIHPISINEVLLSFIKSEDDITLPNLANEALEDALIDSNELVNACAEVLEALNANSKDQILEVLRKNFETAINVLPEASQIDAIANNKAYIHFGGIFGLFRAQKESIITDISRLLDRFDAFEFDELKVENLSTTPFSAVETDPSQQAIISALGNEPNQIIQGPPGTGKSQSLTALITNALANGLKCLVVCEKKTALDVIKANIERTNTQIGALVGVIDDVNDAREAIVDSVRDRQIGVPFHISVRQSQNQYDTIKSKLKESAERINAQHAALAETVYGDKSWPQIVGRYLALLKNFNQVPLKNIIPKEDFDFAQDHTELERTLVVLKHSHNLFKQSHQVHSIFRPLSDDLFLNQQVGPSRVRIEDFIAYAHKQLPTIEQVITELQVIGKQWADDFLSGIPAIMQQDFKPFLAFCIGDSVKEKELPSTFPQEQRINEIVVGLQSVRIKALQFFKQYDDALQQHYSSYYSSLSHALSTYLGYAESSIAQYGNNLLNNSSGAKFKTSLLSIFSGKHKQIKQTRIELKNRIAQVRSFHVQKNYIEHQYNDHLETTDLSIYLNNIEELRQKAANWKEQYPYTIDSYLANINDHRFHAELSELKAQVAPLLQKLDSIEQMLIADYNIVPTTPVTDINGLIEAVPYLIERVTFQLRHFNHFRDYYAARADAYRSLQNSIDDIESNQLTGNITNGIFLPYTSLQAAQDLCHTIKHTFTMFNEHMSDFRSYHEWKSFFLSVDEVQQKLVTRISIHLKDHWADAFECWYLYWILTTNEPQELPKSDYQLQQYQQQKQEFNNAQLNSIIALWTEKQADAVGKFKSRGQNINSLFNKKGAKGMRRNSLRTIVNREFELFTDFFPVLLVNPSVCSSILPLQEGIFDVVIFDEASQLRLEDTYAALIRGKAKIVSGDKHQMAPSSYFEGSGALLDPIDDETEDSEDEFSDRTALQAAQLNLADSESLLAYAVDKGFVESYLKVHYRSKHPYLIDFSNHAFYGNRLMPVPAKEHYTPIEYLQIDGLYEGQVNKQEALKVVELLQQIMKDGKDSIPSVGVATFNIYQRNLILEELSAVRQHDPVFDSLMAQAGESFFVKNLENIQGDERDIIILSTTFGRKADGSFSQNFGPIIQGKGHRMLNVIITRARFKVYVCTSFPQEYVGQYPNLIQQNGNKGRGIMYAYFTYAKAVSEGNDNLRKGILELLSQYCSDKLYEPAEFSLGSESPFEDEIFEQLAQHIGADRLEQQHSVGGFRIDIVVKSKISNKPRIAIECDGAKYHNSPEAYAWDNFRQEQLERYGFIFHRIWSIKWWDDTNGELERLIDFIRQQDQEEANLGNHVHIATKINISDN from the coding sequence ATGTCATCCAAGATTTTCCTGCAATCATTACAGAGTAAATTAAAAGGCGGCAACGCTCGCTCTATTCATTTAAATGCATTGCCAGGGCGGTTGGCCACCCGGTTAGACCTCCAGCAGCTTGACCTCATCGAGGATGGCCTCGCCAAATTATTTTTGGATACGTTGTTGACCAAAGCACACGTTGAATTTAAGATTTCATTTGATACAATAGACCTTAATGAAAAAGATGCGGAAACTCAAAAGAAACTGACCTTAATTTCTAAACGACTGAACTCGATTATCATAGAAAATGAAGATTATTTTAAAGAACATGGGATGAAGACCCTCGGGTTCGGCTATCCTATTCTTATAAAAAGATCTTCAAAAGACCCCTCGAAAATCATAAAAGCCCCATTATTCATTTGGCAACTAGAGGCCGTTAAATCTAAAAACAAAGTCAATGAATGGTCGTTTTTGCGAAATAAAGTGGTTCAAGCAAATGGTAAAATAGTGGATTCAGATATTCACCCGATTAGTATCAACGAGGTGCTCCTTTCTTTTATCAAAAGCGAAGATGACATTACTCTCCCCAATCTTGCTAATGAAGCCTTAGAAGACGCACTGATTGATAGCAACGAATTAGTGAACGCTTGTGCTGAAGTACTGGAAGCACTCAATGCGAATAGTAAAGATCAGATACTCGAGGTGCTACGAAAAAACTTTGAAACAGCCATTAACGTATTACCCGAAGCATCCCAGATAGATGCTATCGCCAATAACAAAGCTTACATTCATTTTGGTGGTATTTTTGGTTTGTTCAGAGCGCAAAAAGAAAGTATTATCACCGACATTTCCCGCTTATTAGATCGCTTCGATGCCTTTGAATTTGATGAGCTTAAAGTAGAAAATCTATCGACAACACCTTTCAGTGCCGTAGAGACCGACCCAAGCCAACAGGCCATAATAAGTGCTCTCGGAAATGAACCGAATCAAATAATTCAAGGCCCTCCAGGGACGGGCAAAAGTCAATCATTAACTGCACTGATTACAAATGCTCTTGCCAATGGACTAAAGTGTCTGGTCGTCTGCGAAAAGAAAACAGCGCTTGATGTGATTAAAGCAAATATCGAACGTACGAATACTCAGATCGGCGCTCTGGTAGGTGTAATTGATGACGTAAACGATGCCCGTGAAGCAATCGTAGATTCTGTCAGAGACCGTCAGATCGGAGTTCCGTTTCACATCTCAGTAAGGCAATCCCAAAACCAATATGATACGATAAAGTCAAAACTCAAGGAATCAGCTGAACGTATCAACGCACAGCATGCTGCCTTAGCTGAAACGGTCTACGGCGATAAGAGTTGGCCGCAGATCGTCGGACGGTATTTGGCTTTATTAAAAAACTTTAACCAAGTGCCGCTCAAAAATATTATACCGAAAGAGGACTTTGATTTCGCTCAGGATCACACAGAACTGGAAAGGACACTGGTTGTTTTAAAGCATAGCCATAATTTATTTAAGCAATCACATCAGGTCCATTCCATATTTAGACCACTATCAGACGATCTATTTTTAAATCAACAGGTTGGACCATCGCGTGTAAGAATTGAAGATTTTATTGCATACGCTCATAAACAGCTCCCAACTATTGAGCAGGTTATTACTGAACTTCAAGTAATTGGAAAGCAGTGGGCTGATGATTTTTTGAGCGGCATCCCCGCAATAATGCAGCAGGATTTTAAGCCCTTTTTAGCATTTTGTATTGGAGATTCAGTGAAGGAAAAGGAATTACCATCTACTTTTCCTCAGGAACAGCGAATCAATGAAATTGTCGTAGGATTACAATCTGTCCGGATTAAAGCACTACAATTTTTCAAGCAATATGATGATGCTTTACAACAACATTACAGCAGCTATTATTCATCGCTAAGCCATGCACTATCAACTTATCTTGGCTACGCTGAGTCAAGCATTGCGCAATATGGTAATAACTTATTAAATAATAGTAGCGGCGCAAAATTTAAAACAAGTTTGTTGAGTATATTCTCGGGAAAGCACAAGCAGATAAAACAAACAAGAATTGAATTAAAGAATCGCATCGCGCAGGTAAGATCATTCCATGTTCAAAAAAATTATATTGAACATCAATATAACGACCATTTGGAAACGACTGATTTATCCATTTATCTCAACAATATTGAGGAACTACGACAAAAGGCAGCGAATTGGAAAGAACAATATCCTTATACGATAGATAGCTATTTGGCTAATATTAATGATCATCGTTTTCATGCTGAACTGAGTGAACTAAAAGCGCAAGTAGCTCCCCTACTTCAAAAATTGGATAGTATAGAGCAAATGCTAATCGCTGATTACAATATCGTTCCAACGACTCCAGTTACTGATATCAACGGCTTGATTGAGGCAGTACCTTATCTAATTGAGAGAGTTACTTTTCAATTAAGGCATTTTAATCATTTTCGTGACTATTACGCGGCACGCGCTGATGCCTATCGGAGTCTACAAAACTCGATTGACGATATTGAGAGTAACCAGTTAACGGGAAATATAACAAATGGAATATTTCTGCCGTATACGAGTCTTCAGGCTGCACAGGACCTATGTCATACGATTAAGCATACCTTTACAATGTTCAATGAACATATGAGTGATTTCCGTAGCTATCATGAGTGGAAATCATTTTTCCTTTCAGTGGACGAAGTGCAACAAAAGCTTGTTACCCGAATCAGCATTCATCTTAAAGACCATTGGGCTGATGCTTTTGAATGCTGGTATTTGTATTGGATACTCACCACAAATGAACCACAGGAATTGCCAAAAAGCGATTATCAACTACAACAATATCAGCAGCAAAAACAAGAGTTTAATAATGCGCAGCTGAATAGCATTATTGCTTTGTGGACGGAAAAACAGGCTGACGCTGTAGGAAAGTTCAAATCCAGAGGACAAAACATAAATAGTTTGTTTAACAAAAAGGGAGCTAAGGGAATGCGTCGCAATTCACTCCGCACCATTGTGAATAGAGAATTTGAACTATTTACTGATTTCTTTCCTGTACTATTGGTCAATCCTTCGGTCTGCAGCTCGATACTGCCGCTACAGGAAGGAATTTTTGATGTGGTCATATTTGATGAGGCCAGCCAGCTGCGTCTCGAAGATACCTACGCGGCTCTGATCCGAGGGAAGGCTAAAATTGTATCCGGTGATAAGCACCAGATGGCTCCCTCCTCTTACTTCGAGGGAAGTGGAGCGCTGCTTGACCCGATTGATGATGAGACAGAAGACTCCGAAGATGAATTTTCAGATCGGACTGCGTTACAAGCTGCTCAGCTTAACCTCGCGGATAGCGAATCCTTACTCGCTTATGCTGTAGACAAGGGGTTCGTTGAATCTTATCTAAAAGTTCATTACCGCTCTAAACACCCTTATCTTATCGACTTCTCCAATCATGCGTTTTACGGAAATAGGTTAATGCCTGTTCCGGCAAAGGAGCACTACACTCCTATCGAATACTTACAGATTGATGGATTGTATGAAGGGCAAGTAAATAAGCAGGAGGCACTGAAAGTGGTCGAATTGTTACAACAGATCATGAAGGATGGCAAAGATAGTATCCCAAGCGTAGGTGTTGCTACGTTCAATATCTATCAACGCAACTTAATCCTGGAGGAACTGAGTGCAGTTCGCCAGCATGACCCTGTATTCGACAGTTTAATGGCGCAGGCAGGAGAATCATTCTTTGTTAAAAATCTCGAAAACATTCAGGGCGACGAACGGGATATTATCATTCTCTCAACGACATTTGGGCGAAAAGCCGACGGCTCCTTTAGTCAAAACTTTGGTCCGATTATACAGGGCAAGGGACATCGCATGTTGAATGTAATCATTACTCGAGCGCGGTTTAAAGTATATGTATGTACTTCTTTCCCGCAGGAGTATGTTGGTCAGTACCCAAATCTTATCCAGCAGAATGGCAATAAAGGACGTGGTATTATGTACGCTTACTTTACTTATGCGAAAGCGGTAAGTGAAGGGAATGACAACTTGCGGAAGGGCATTCTTGAATTATTGAGTCAGTACTGTTCAGATAAACTGTATGAACCCGCGGAATTTAGCTTAGGGTCTGAGTCTCCGTTTGAAGACGAAATATTTGAACAACTTGCACAGCATATTGGCGCAGATCGCTTAGAACAGCAGCATTCAGTAGGCGGTTTTAGGATTGATATCGTTGTAAAATCTAAAATAAGCAACAAACCACGAATCGCAATAGAGTGTGACGGCGCAAAATACCATAACAGTCCGGAAGCTTACGCCTGGGACAACTTCCGCCAGGAGCAACTTGAAAGATATGGATTTATATTCCATAGGATATGGTCCATTAAATGGTGGGATGATACCAACGGAGAGTTAGAGCGACTAATTGATTTTATCCGTCAACAGGATCAGGAAGAGGCAAATTTAGGTAACCATGTGCATATCGCAACGAAAATCAATATAAGTGATAATTAG
- a CDS encoding FAD-binding oxidoreductase — translation MPSAPKWLFDTLEFLTPKLPLIEVVETVFLSKSVKKICFKGDLKDIQFAVGSFIDFRVNDTEARRYSVSYSDIEKGLFEFIIYLNGKGCGSSFMANVKVGDKIVMYKPRALSRYYDKTARRFVIFGDETSLALAVSFLPVLKENKRQFLFIFELDEENKEVPKLLGLENCLIFPKNFLFSKEDWLSGTPIINSSDWHEASFVLTGNVKSAQTFRKIIKEKSNGNIYLHGYWLEGKKGL, via the coding sequence ATGCCAAGTGCACCAAAATGGTTATTTGATACTTTAGAGTTCTTAACGCCCAAGCTACCCTTGATCGAAGTTGTTGAAACGGTCTTTTTATCAAAATCTGTTAAGAAGATTTGTTTTAAAGGTGATTTAAAAGACATACAATTCGCGGTCGGCTCCTTTATCGACTTTAGGGTGAACGATACAGAAGCGCGAAGATATTCGGTTTCTTATTCAGATATTGAAAAGGGTTTGTTTGAATTCATCATTTATTTGAATGGTAAAGGTTGCGGAAGTAGTTTTATGGCGAACGTAAAGGTGGGCGACAAAATAGTTATGTATAAGCCGAGAGCGTTAAGTAGGTATTATGATAAAACAGCGCGAAGGTTTGTGATTTTTGGCGATGAAACTTCATTAGCACTTGCTGTTTCTTTTCTTCCGGTTTTAAAGGAGAATAAACGACAATTTCTGTTCATTTTTGAATTAGACGAAGAGAACAAAGAAGTTCCAAAATTATTGGGTTTGGAAAACTGCCTTATATTTCCCAAAAACTTTTTGTTCAGTAAAGAGGACTGGCTAAGCGGAACACCGATAATTAATAGCTCGGATTGGCACGAAGCCAGTTTTGTGTTGACCGGGAACGTAAAGTCGGCTCAAACGTTTCGAAAAATCATTAAAGAGAAATCAAATGGTAACATTTATTTACATGGCTATTGGCTAGAGGGTAAAAAGGGATTATAG
- a CDS encoding helix-turn-helix domain-containing protein has product MRKRTVSIPIRTWDRDYGNGIAVINMESEIPGSKEFNYAHRHDYHLFVLQESGISHTEIDFKQYFIDQPTIIYQSPNQVHRALKVKQLSGFIMTMSNENLHADYLKILQMNTPVEPLTLSSKTDLAIIREAFSLCKKLFDRRDDKLYDRQVRDSCNTLVGLFMSQFLKQTKDAEKLSRFEIVHKAFTGLLEQNFVSMKRPADYAAALNISVAYLNECVKNATGLSVSYQIQQRIILEAKRLLYHSDRSVKEVAIELGYDDYPYFSRLFTKVAGVTALTFRRKNHD; this is encoded by the coding sequence ATGCGCAAACGGACGGTATCTATTCCTATTAGAACCTGGGATCGAGATTACGGTAATGGCATAGCTGTCATTAATATGGAGTCGGAAATTCCAGGAAGTAAAGAATTCAATTATGCACATCGACACGATTATCACCTTTTCGTATTGCAGGAAAGTGGCATCTCGCATACCGAAATTGATTTTAAGCAATATTTCATAGATCAGCCTACTATTATCTATCAATCGCCAAATCAGGTGCACAGGGCTTTGAAAGTTAAACAGTTAAGTGGTTTTATAATGACCATGTCCAATGAAAACTTACATGCGGATTATTTGAAAATATTGCAGATGAATACACCTGTCGAGCCATTAACTTTATCCTCAAAGACAGATTTAGCAATTATACGAGAAGCTTTTTCTTTATGTAAAAAGCTATTCGATCGAAGAGATGACAAACTATACGATCGCCAGGTAAGAGACAGTTGCAATACCTTAGTTGGCCTATTTATGTCGCAATTTCTCAAACAAACAAAAGACGCAGAGAAACTTTCGCGTTTTGAAATAGTTCATAAGGCATTCACGGGTTTACTTGAGCAAAATTTTGTGAGCATGAAACGTCCCGCAGACTATGCCGCAGCATTAAACATCTCCGTTGCTTATCTGAATGAGTGCGTGAAGAACGCAACAGGTTTATCCGTTTCATATCAGATACAACAACGAATTATTTTAGAGGCTAAGCGCCTGCTTTATCACTCAGATAGATCCGTAAAGGAGGTTGCAATTGAATTAGGCTACGATGATTATCCTTATTTTTCGCGACTATTTACCAAAGTTGCAGGAGTTACCGCTTTGACATTTCGTAGAAAAAACCACGATTAA